In Candidatus Nealsonbacteria bacterium DGGOD1a, one DNA window encodes the following:
- a CDS encoding efflux RND transporter permease subunit, whose protein sequence is MGSKPTFDQLYLDRLAFDQKLKKMWLSFFVYRFRIIALLVMLITAWGLYSFFQLPRESNPEVKIPIAVVTTTFPGAAPADIEELVTKKIESKISGITGIDTITSSSANSVSSVVVQFDADQDLDGSIRKVRDAVANIQGDLPGDANDPMVYEVSMDDSPVLTLALSGPYDGSTLYDYAKDIKDELEKIPGIREIGITGGDQREIEIDYSPEKLNYYGITIAQANGAVQAANINVPSGNFDGSTYVYPVRADGRIYDAAQLQNLPVGAASGNQILLKDIANVRETAIEKTKISRISSEGKTPTDAVTISIVKRTGGNIIETVDQAKETVAGFVKTIPGLSYGITFDEAKYIRDDFDQLTHDFIITLCLVMGVLFLLIGLKEAFVAGLAIPLVFFITFGVMDLTGITLNFLSMFSLLLSLGLIVDDAIVVVSATKQYMRTGKFTPEEAVLLVLNDFKVVLTTTTLTTVWAFLPLLFSSGIMGEFLKSVPITISVTLTASLAIALMINHPMAAILERVRFTKNFFYIYCAGTLSLAAILLFQSNPSAIAAGIIVLAGLGLMLYWYEKGGKSALEENSRLARMEAKNDDLIKQKMAGGEPTESKSFLSRLAHGIVNLNAALPLYEKYLAKLIDDKKIRQRFFAAIILLFVAAAALPITGIVKSEFFPADDLGYMYINIETPTGYKLSETDGITRKVEEKLLNYGEIDNFATTIGASVSTSVSDGSGGSANKASITINLVEKNKRKLKSYQMEEILRDDLANIPDAKVTVVSLRGGPPSGSAFEAQISGKDISELQRIANDLKPVLDSVPGTVNSGISLKESVPQYTFKLDQVKLAQNNLTAAYVGSVLRTAISGTEITTILRDGDDISVVARFDSAQIPDLEAVQNLQIINAAKQTVYLKDVASISLDPSVEKITRIDQKRTVTLSSDITANTTSNAVLAEFEKKAASYGLPEGYQITYGGANETNAESVQSIVAAMSLAFILIIVTMVIQFNSFIKAAIVLMTVPLALIGVFIGLAILGIPLSFPGLIGILALFGIVVKNAIILIDKINLNLNNGIEFRDAIIDAGKSRFEAIFITSFCTIIGIVPITLSSATWQALGTAIICGLSVSSLFTLFMIPALFANFVKPEN, encoded by the coding sequence ATGGGATCAAAACCAACATTCGATCAGCTCTACTTGGATCGCCTCGCCTTTGATCAAAAGCTAAAGAAAATGTGGCTTAGCTTTTTTGTTTACCGGTTCCGAATAATCGCCCTGCTGGTAATGCTTATCACGGCCTGGGGATTATATTCGTTTTTCCAACTGCCGCGCGAATCAAACCCGGAAGTGAAAATCCCGATCGCGGTGGTAACCACAACCTTCCCCGGCGCCGCGCCGGCCGACATCGAAGAACTGGTTACGAAAAAAATCGAAAGCAAAATTTCAGGCATCACCGGCATCGATACGATAACATCGTCATCGGCGAATTCGGTTTCCAGCGTGGTCGTCCAGTTTGACGCCGATCAGGATCTGGACGGCTCAATCCGCAAAGTGCGCGATGCGGTGGCCAATATCCAAGGCGATCTCCCCGGCGACGCCAACGACCCGATGGTATACGAAGTGTCGATGGACGACAGCCCGGTACTGACGCTCGCGCTAAGCGGCCCTTACGACGGATCGACTCTTTACGATTACGCCAAGGATATAAAAGACGAATTGGAAAAAATTCCCGGCATCCGGGAAATCGGCATTACCGGCGGCGACCAGCGCGAAATTGAAATCGATTATTCGCCGGAAAAATTAAATTATTACGGAATCACGATCGCCCAGGCGAACGGCGCCGTGCAGGCGGCCAATATCAATGTGCCATCCGGAAATTTCGACGGGTCGACCTATGTTTATCCGGTACGCGCCGACGGCCGGATTTATGATGCCGCGCAATTGCAAAACCTGCCCGTGGGCGCGGCTTCGGGAAATCAGATATTGCTCAAAGATATCGCGAATGTCCGCGAAACCGCGATCGAAAAAACCAAAATCTCCCGCATCTCGTCGGAAGGAAAAACGCCGACCGACGCGGTCACGATCAGCATCGTCAAGCGCACCGGCGGCAATATCATTGAAACCGTCGATCAAGCCAAAGAAACGGTGGCCGGTTTCGTTAAAACCATTCCCGGATTAAGTTACGGAATTACTTTCGACGAAGCTAAATACATCCGGGATGATTTTGACCAGCTCACTCACGATTTCATCATCACCCTTTGTTTGGTGATGGGCGTGCTGTTTTTGCTTATCGGGTTGAAAGAAGCCTTCGTCGCGGGTCTGGCGATACCGCTGGTGTTCTTCATCACTTTCGGAGTAATGGATCTTACCGGCATCACATTAAATTTTCTTTCAATGTTTTCCCTGCTTTTATCACTGGGGTTGATCGTTGACGACGCAATCGTGGTGGTTTCAGCCACGAAGCAATATATGCGCACGGGAAAATTCACGCCGGAAGAAGCGGTTTTGCTGGTGTTGAATGATTTTAAAGTGGTTTTAACCACCACCACGCTCACCACGGTCTGGGCGTTCCTGCCCCTGCTGTTTTCCAGCGGCATAATGGGTGAATTCCTGAAATCGGTGCCAATCACGATCTCGGTCACGCTCACCGCGTCGCTGGCGATCGCCCTGATGATAAACCATCCGATGGCCGCGATCTTGGAACGGGTTCGTTTCACGAAAAATTTCTTTTATATTTATTGCGCGGGAACATTGTCGCTGGCGGCAATCCTGCTTTTCCAAAGCAACCCGTCCGCGATCGCCGCGGGCATAATCGTTCTGGCCGGTTTGGGATTGATGCTTTATTGGTATGAAAAAGGCGGGAAATCGGCCCTGGAAGAAAACAGCCGGCTGGCGCGTATGGAAGCGAAAAACGATGATCTGATAAAACAAAAAATGGCCGGCGGCGAACCGACCGAAAGCAAAAGTTTTCTTTCCCGGCTGGCGCACGGCATAGTAAACTTGAATGCCGCCCTGCCGCTTTATGAAAAATATCTGGCCAAACTCATCGACGACAAGAAAATCCGGCAACGATTCTTTGCCGCGATTATCCTGCTTTTTGTCGCCGCGGCGGCCCTGCCGATAACCGGCATCGTTAAATCGGAATTTTTCCCGGCCGACGATTTGGGCTATATGTATATCAATATCGAAACGCCCACCGGTTACAAGCTTTCCGAAACCGACGGAATTACCCGAAAAGTGGAAGAAAAACTTTTAAACTACGGGGAGATCGACAATTTTGCCACCACCATCGGCGCAAGCGTGTCAACCTCGGTATCGGACGGTTCGGGCGGATCCGCCAACAAAGCGTCGATCACCATCAACCTTGTCGAAAAAAACAAGCGCAAATTAAAATCCTACCAAATGGAGGAAATCCTGCGCGATGATCTGGCGAATATTCCGGACGCCAAAGTAACCGTAGTTTCGTTGCGCGGCGGCCCGCCCAGCGGATCGGCGTTTGAAGCCCAAATCAGCGGCAAGGATATCTCCGAATTGCAACGCATCGCCAATGACCTAAAGCCGGTTCTGGATTCGGTGCCGGGAACCGTAAACAGCGGCATTTCGCTCAAAGAATCGGTCCCGCAATACACATTCAAGCTCGACCAAGTGAAATTGGCGCAAAACAATCTGACCGCGGCCTATGTGGGTTCGGTGTTGCGCACCGCGATCTCCGGCACGGAAATCACCACAATCCTGCGGGACGGCGATGACATTTCGGTTGTCGCCCGATTCGATTCCGCGCAAATCCCCGATCTGGAAGCGGTGCAAAATTTGCAAATAATCAACGCGGCCAAACAAACGGTTTACTTAAAAGATGTCGCCTCGATCTCGCTTGATCCGTCGGTCGAGAAAATCACCCGCATCGACCAGAAACGCACCGTGACATTGTCCAGCGACATCACCGCCAACACCACTTCCAACGCGGTTCTGGCCGAATTCGAGAAAAAAGCGGCTTCATACGGGTTGCCCGAAGGCTACCAAATAACTTACGGCGGCGCCAACGAAACCAACGCCGAATCGGTGCAATCGATTGTCGCGGCGATGAGCTTGGCATTCATTTTAATCATCGTAACCATGGTGATCCAGTTCAATTCGTTCATCAAAGCCGCGATCGTTCTGATGACCGTGCCGCTGGCGCTGATCGGCGTGTTTATCGGTCTGGCGATACTGGGAATTCCGTTAAGTTTTCCGGGCTTGATCGGAATCCTGGCGCTCTTCGGAATCGTGGTAAAAAACGCGATCATTCTGATCGACAAAATCAATCTGAATTTAAACAACGGCATTGAATTCCGCGATGCCATCATCGACGCGGGCAAATCCCGGTTTGAAGCGATCTTCATCACCTCGTTTTGCACCATCATCGGCATCGTTCCGATCACTTTGTCTTCCGCCACTTGGCAAGCCTTGGGAACCGCGATCATCTGCGGCCTGTCGGTTTCCTCGTTATTCACTCTGTTTATGATCCCGGCCCTCTTCGCCAATTTCGTAAAGCCGGAAAACTAA
- a CDS encoding rubrerythrin family protein, whose translation MDKTLINLAKAFVGESQARNRYTMYAKIARKEGFEQIAEVFLMSADNEREHASWLFKLINQLQAKAGKAGEKIAVEAEVPTVYETTVDNLKAAIAGENYEHTQMYPEFARVADEEGLPDIARRLRAIAKAEEHHENRYQKILEVIEAGTVFSKAADSWWVCRECGYIHFGKIPPEVCPSCDHARAFYQLRCEKY comes from the coding sequence ATGGATAAAACTCTTATTAATTTGGCCAAGGCGTTTGTGGGCGAATCGCAGGCGCGCAACCGTTATACGATGTACGCCAAGATCGCGCGCAAGGAAGGGTTTGAACAGATCGCCGAGGTTTTTTTGATGAGCGCGGATAACGAACGGGAACACGCCAGCTGGCTGTTCAAACTGATCAACCAGTTGCAGGCCAAGGCCGGCAAGGCCGGAGAAAAGATTGCGGTTGAGGCTGAAGTGCCCACGGTTTACGAAACCACCGTTGATAATTTGAAAGCCGCGATCGCGGGCGAAAATTACGAACACACGCAAATGTATCCCGAGTTCGCGCGGGTTGCCGACGAGGAAGGTTTGCCCGATATCGCCCGGCGCTTGCGGGCGATTGCCAAGGCCGAAGAGCACCACGAGAACCGTTATCAAAAAATCTTGGAAGTGATCGAGGCCGGCACGGTGTTCAGCAAGGCGGCCGATTCCTGGTGGGTTTGCCGCGAGTGCGGTTACATCCACTTTGGCAAAATTCCGCCGGAAGTTTGCCCGTCCTGTGATCACGCCCGGGCTTTCTACCAGTTGCGGTGCGAGAAGTATTAG
- a CDS encoding CAP domain-containing protein translates to MPRTLWISTLLLSAAAGSVFLWLNILQISQTPQDIIFEGGTVKIIQAPEPDNGADTADVVDSSLMSPEQSVDVAGLPAKLSPAPKTVSAPLVGEMPLTQDRITGDGALTRAGVISLTNKERRNYLGAGFALAENDRLNLAAAAKVKDMFDGQYFEHMSPAGNGADYFIESSGYEFILIGENLALGDYASDADLVKAWMDSQGHRENILKPGFREIGVAVGFGIYKGRQSWLAVQEFAVPKSACPQIDSDLSAGIDADKKTLDQFSSRENSLLAEISRQKAVARTLEKELNDLIAVNGSYAAIKAKRAELNAVVAAVNKDIGEYNSVIREMESVYNAYKSQIIRYNQQVNAYNACAAALE, encoded by the coding sequence ATGCCACGAACTTTGTGGATTTCGACATTGTTGTTATCGGCCGCCGCCGGGTCGGTTTTTTTGTGGTTGAATATCTTGCAAATCAGCCAAACGCCGCAAGATATTATTTTTGAGGGCGGCACCGTAAAAATAATTCAAGCGCCGGAGCCGGACAACGGCGCGGATACGGCCGATGTCGTTGATTCGAGCCTGATGTCACCGGAACAATCCGTGGATGTCGCCGGCCTGCCGGCCAAATTGTCTCCCGCGCCGAAAACGGTATCCGCGCCTTTGGTGGGCGAAATGCCGTTAACGCAAGACCGTATAACCGGCGATGGCGCGCTGACCCGGGCCGGCGTGATAAGTTTGACCAACAAGGAACGGCGGAATTATCTGGGCGCGGGTTTCGCGCTGGCCGAGAACGACCGGCTTAATCTTGCCGCGGCCGCCAAAGTCAAAGATATGTTTGACGGCCAATATTTTGAACATATGTCTCCCGCGGGCAATGGCGCGGATTATTTTATCGAATCCTCCGGTTATGAGTTCATATTGATCGGCGAAAATCTTGCCTTGGGAGATTATGCGAGCGACGCCGATTTGGTCAAGGCGTGGATGGACAGCCAAGGCCATCGCGAAAATATTTTGAAACCCGGTTTTAGGGAAATCGGCGTGGCGGTTGGTTTTGGCATCTACAAGGGACGGCAAAGCTGGCTGGCGGTGCAGGAATTCGCCGTACCCAAATCCGCTTGTCCGCAGATAGATTCGGATCTGTCGGCCGGAATTGATGCCGACAAAAAAACGCTTGACCAATTTTCAAGCCGGGAAAATTCTTTACTGGCGGAAATTAGCCGCCAAAAGGCGGTTGCGCGAACTTTGGAGAAAGAATTGAACGATTTGATCGCGGTTAACGGTTCATACGCCGCGATCAAAGCAAAGCGCGCGGAATTAAACGCCGTCGTTGCCGCGGTAAACAAAGATATTGGCGAATACAACTCCGTGATCCGGGAAATGGAAAGCGTTTATAATGCCTACAAATCCCAAATCATCCGCTACAATCAACAAGTGAACGCTTACAATGCTTGCGCCGCCGCGCTGGAATAA
- a CDS encoding RluA family pseudouridine synthase, with protein sequence MEILYEDNHIIAVNKRVSDIVQGDKTGDITLGDKVKAYIKEKYNKPGAVFLGVAHRIDRPVSGVVLFARTGKALSRLNEMIKERQIRKTYWAIVKNRPAADSGTLEHYLVRDTARNKSRAYDREVLNSQKAVLFYKIAAESDGYRCLEIDLQTGRHHQIRAQLAKIGCPIRGDVKYGYGGANIDGGINLHARGIEFVHPVAKTRVAIIAPPPKDRLWDDFVLKLEARPRPLT encoded by the coding sequence ATGGAAATACTGTACGAAGATAATCATATTATCGCGGTCAATAAGCGGGTTTCGGATATTGTCCAAGGGGACAAAACCGGAGATATCACTTTGGGCGATAAAGTTAAGGCTTATATCAAAGAAAAATATAATAAGCCGGGCGCGGTTTTTTTGGGCGTGGCGCATCGGATCGACCGGCCGGTGAGCGGAGTGGTGCTGTTCGCCCGCACCGGCAAAGCTTTGTCGCGATTGAATGAAATGATCAAGGAAAGGCAGATTCGCAAAACTTACTGGGCGATCGTGAAAAACCGGCCGGCCGCGGATTCGGGAACGCTGGAACATTATTTAGTGCGCGATACGGCGCGGAATAAATCGCGGGCGTATGATCGGGAAGTTTTGAACTCGCAAAAGGCGGTTCTTTTCTATAAGATAGCGGCGGAAAGCGATGGTTATCGCTGTTTGGAAATTGATTTGCAAACCGGCCGGCACCATCAGATACGCGCCCAGCTGGCCAAGATCGGTTGTCCGATAAGAGGCGATGTGAAATACGGATATGGAGGCGCCAACATCGACGGCGGCATCAATCTTCACGCCCGCGGCATAGAGTTCGTCCATCCGGTCGCCAAAACCCGAGTCGCCATTATCGCCCCGCCGCCCAAAGACCGGTTATGGGACGATTTTGTTTTGAAATTGGAAGCGCGGCCGCGGCCGCTTACTTAA
- a CDS encoding anaerobic ribonucleoside-triphosphate reductase, with product MEPNQKCYDCKADIEIEGDRIKNGVLLSYKEGDKEYEVFKCSDCYKASPRLTDYKPCEVYSRVCGYLRPVGQWNAGKQQEYKERKEYKNS from the coding sequence ATGGAACCAAATCAAAAGTGTTATGATTGCAAGGCCGATATCGAGATCGAGGGCGACCGGATAAAAAACGGCGTGTTGCTTTCCTATAAAGAAGGCGATAAGGAATATGAGGTTTTCAAGTGCAGCGATTGTTACAAAGCCAGTCCGCGCTTGACCGATTACAAACCTTGCGAAGTTTATTCGCGGGTCTGCGGTTATTTGCGGCCGGTCGGGCAATGGAACGCGGGCAAACAACAAGAATATAAAGAAAGGAAAGAATATAAAAATTCTTAA
- a CDS encoding cation-translocating P-type ATPase produces the protein MNSNENQKRAGGFFLTCRIIAKNLRPVVIGNAVTLVNAIFLVASGLLLVFKEAREGLFLGSVLVLNVVIGIVQDLRAKVALEKLQILAAPRIIRAEPNGEKRRITLEQIKKDDILQIDIGDHVPADGLIVESGGIEANEALITGESNYIKKKTGDQILAGSIVMSGFGSMRVEALPQDSYLMRMTEKIKKYKPDPSPIQKNLNAFIKYMSYLLLFVIAYVVAHGIQTNDAVVSMVRDIGALTGTLVPQGLVLSITVFFTYGAIRMLKDDVLMQEINATEKLGRIRNLCIDKTGTLTERKPVLEEVVVYNGCDSVAIGQMLAGYIFANRDTSEMATALRVRAAISFSGAVEASLPFSSERKYGIAWLRFGGAPVAVVLGAPDILMRHFSSGDGNDILKEHVETYAAAAKRLILLATTAGLPAGSLLDGNSLRPEALFVLRDPLRPGTEKIIDFFQKRDVRIRVISGDGPRTVQAVALQAGMKYADMVATGPEMESWDDIEYEERVPAFHLFARVKPAQKEKIIKLLKKSGYTAMVGDGANDALAIKKADLGVAMFDGAEATRQIAQVVLMNNSFSALPKGVALAEAVILNIELVASVFLNKVVIGLVLFLALAIMGYTYPLSPSNMTVINYFTIWLPMFYWTFFPIPSEGFNPKSRFMGKILLFSVVNGIIMALAATSVFVLEPVGARYAYSNFPVMISLIALGYWYFILAPLNYGFVPGKIRRRALGIVAAVSAILIAAAVYWPPLSAIFGLQKLELMSLVFTFGIILIFGYLQYAIAKRWFYRKPV, from the coding sequence ATGAATTCCAATGAAAATCAAAAGCGGGCCGGCGGCTTTTTTCTGACCTGCCGGATAATCGCCAAGAATCTTAGGCCGGTAGTTATCGGCAACGCGGTGACTTTGGTGAACGCGATTTTTCTTGTTGCTTCGGGGTTGCTTCTGGTCTTCAAGGAAGCGCGGGAAGGTTTGTTTCTGGGCAGCGTTTTGGTTTTGAATGTGGTTATCGGCATCGTGCAGGATTTGCGCGCCAAGGTGGCGCTGGAAAAATTGCAGATATTGGCCGCGCCGCGGATTATCCGCGCGGAACCCAATGGCGAGAAGCGGCGGATAACATTGGAACAGATCAAAAAAGACGATATTTTGCAAATCGATATCGGCGACCATGTGCCGGCCGACGGGTTGATTGTGGAGAGCGGCGGTATTGAGGCCAACGAAGCGTTGATAACCGGCGAATCGAATTATATCAAGAAAAAAACGGGGGATCAGATTTTGGCGGGAAGCATTGTTATGTCGGGTTTCGGATCTATGCGGGTTGAGGCTTTGCCGCAAGACAGTTATCTGATGCGGATGACCGAAAAGATAAAAAAATACAAACCCGATCCCAGCCCGATCCAGAAAAATTTAAACGCGTTCATCAAATACATGTCGTATTTGCTGTTGTTCGTTATCGCTTATGTGGTGGCGCACGGCATTCAGACTAACGACGCGGTTGTTTCGATGGTGCGCGACATCGGCGCGCTGACCGGCACTTTGGTGCCGCAGGGCTTGGTTCTTTCGATCACGGTTTTTTTCACTTACGGAGCCATCAGGATGCTGAAAGACGATGTGCTGATGCAGGAGATCAACGCCACGGAAAAGCTGGGCCGGATAAGAAATCTATGCATTGATAAAACCGGCACGCTTACCGAGCGCAAGCCGGTATTGGAAGAAGTGGTGGTTTACAACGGTTGCGATTCGGTTGCGATCGGGCAGATGCTGGCCGGTTATATTTTTGCCAACCGCGACACTTCCGAGATGGCCACGGCACTGCGCGTCCGCGCGGCAATTTCTTTTTCCGGCGCGGTCGAGGCTTCGCTGCCTTTTTCTTCGGAAAGGAAATACGGTATCGCTTGGCTGCGTTTCGGGGGCGCGCCGGTTGCCGTGGTACTGGGCGCGCCGGATATTTTAATGAGACACTTTTCTTCCGGGGACGGGAACGATATTTTGAAAGAGCATGTCGAAACCTACGCCGCCGCGGCCAAACGGTTGATTCTTTTGGCCACGACCGCCGGTTTGCCCGCCGGTTCGCTTTTGGACGGAAACAGCTTGCGGCCGGAGGCGCTGTTTGTTTTGCGCGATCCGCTGCGGCCCGGAACGGAAAAGATCATCGATTTTTTCCAAAAGCGGGATGTGCGGATTCGGGTGATTTCGGGGGACGGGCCGCGCACGGTGCAGGCGGTGGCGTTGCAGGCGGGAATGAAATACGCCGATATGGTGGCCACCGGACCGGAGATGGAATCGTGGGATGATATCGAATACGAAGAAAGGGTGCCGGCGTTCCATTTATTCGCGCGCGTCAAGCCCGCGCAAAAAGAAAAAATAATCAAATTGTTGAAAAAGTCGGGTTACACCGCGATGGTGGGCGACGGCGCCAATGACGCGCTGGCGATAAAAAAGGCCGATCTGGGCGTGGCCATGTTCGATGGCGCGGAAGCGACCCGCCAGATCGCTCAAGTGGTATTGATGAACAACAGTTTTTCCGCGCTGCCCAAAGGCGTGGCTTTGGCCGAGGCGGTGATTTTGAACATCGAGTTGGTCGCCAGCGTTTTTTTGAACAAAGTGGTGATCGGGCTGGTTTTGTTTTTGGCTTTGGCGATAATGGGGTACACTTATCCGCTTTCGCCCAGCAATATGACGGTGATAAATTATTTCACGATTTGGCTGCCGATGTTTTATTGGACATTTTTTCCGATTCCGAGCGAAGGATTCAATCCCAAATCGCGATTTATGGGAAAAATCCTGTTGTTTTCCGTTGTTAACGGGATTATTATGGCGCTCGCGGCCACATCGGTTTTTGTTTTGGAGCCGGTTGGCGCCCGGTATGCTTACTCCAATTTTCCGGTGATGATTTCGCTGATCGCGCTGGGATATTGGTATTTTATTTTGGCGCCGCTAAATTACGGTTTCGTCCCCGGAAAGATTCGGCGGCGCGCGCTGGGAATCGTGGCGGCGGTTTCCGCCATTTTGATCGCGGCCGCGGTTTATTGGCCTCCGCTGTCCGCGATTTTCGGATTGCAAAAACTTGAATTGATGTCGCTGGTTTTCACTTTTGGAATTATTTTGATATTCGGCTATTTGCAATACGCGATCGCGAAACGCTGGTTTTACCGCAAGCCGGTTTGA
- a CDS encoding TetR/AcrR family transcriptional regulator, producing MENERKNEIISAAKKLFALKGYSPTSMDDIARDVGITKASLYYFFKGKEEIFAAIIEEVIAEIKFSLGAELKVCKPDSRCLAQMINRTIAICLKNGIVIRPVDMKVAGLHPIVFTKILPMLAEMKKNLGKVLACYGVKHHDLAAEVLVNSVHAYVLQSKHGIKIAPQKAYSEYLASLFIKQ from the coding sequence ATGGAAAATGAACGCAAAAACGAGATAATTTCGGCGGCCAAGAAGTTGTTCGCTTTAAAGGGATACTCGCCCACCTCGATGGACGATATCGCCCGGGATGTCGGCATCACCAAAGCGTCGCTTTATTATTTTTTCAAAGGGAAAGAGGAAATATTCGCGGCCATTATCGAGGAAGTGATCGCGGAAATCAAATTTTCGCTGGGCGCGGAATTGAAAGTTTGCAAGCCCGACTCGCGCTGTTTGGCACAAATGATTAACCGCACAATCGCCATTTGCCTGAAAAACGGCATCGTCATCCGGCCCGTGGATATGAAAGTCGCCGGATTGCATCCGATCGTTTTTACAAAGATATTGCCGATGCTCGCCGAAATGAAAAAAAATCTGGGCAAAGTGCTGGCCTGCTACGGCGTGAAGCATCATGATCTGGCCGCCGAAGTTCTGGTGAATTCGGTGCACGCCTATGTGTTGCAAAGCAAGCACGGCATAAAAATCGCGCCGCAAAAAGCTTACAGCGAGTATCTGGCATCGCTTTTTATCAAACAATAA
- a CDS encoding efflux RND transporter periplasmic adaptor subunit has product MNIFTILAKHKITVIFSILAVAAASLATINALKTQTSGQTAESAPMVSLVSASDYQKQKTVDIGNGTVQSLGQADLRSQFSAPITRINAKLGDKVGAGQVLIQLKNDDIIAQMDQAQAALASAQSRLDELKRGNRAEDIAISQTSAGETQTALINSIKDAYAKSDDAIHNHIDKFFQNPRGINADFLIILNIGGNQATVQPSNSDLARDVSNEKYALESTFKIWQDATSKLHASADKNEIEIALAAAKSNLQSEIDFMNLMAPIVNDLTIDNTTYKQVLDGYKTEFSASRSTVSGALASLQGAETSWRTANKSLDLKLAGSSEEQISQGQAAVDQAQASVNALRATLAKTAIVSPIAGEISYINGHIGEFVSAGALVASVINPDALQVKAYVSENDLPFVSENDAATIGDNATGIVQTISPAVDSQTKKAEINVLVTKNARNQIVVGQSVSLKIASAKLKQTGNAYLLPIEMVRFSGNGNYVFIVGNGLIEQVPVTTGEIVGENVYVIEGITPDMKIVSSARGLKAGDKVNIQ; this is encoded by the coding sequence ATGAACATTTTCACAATTTTAGCCAAACACAAAATAACCGTAATCTTTTCAATTCTCGCGGTCGCCGCGGCCTCTCTGGCGACCATAAACGCGCTTAAAACGCAAACCTCGGGCCAAACCGCGGAAAGCGCGCCGATGGTTTCGCTGGTATCGGCAAGCGATTACCAAAAACAAAAAACCGTGGATATCGGCAACGGAACCGTGCAATCGCTGGGCCAGGCCGACCTGCGGTCGCAATTTTCAGCGCCGATCACCCGGATAAACGCAAAACTCGGCGATAAAGTTGGCGCCGGGCAAGTTCTGATACAATTGAAAAACGACGACATAATCGCCCAAATGGATCAGGCTCAAGCCGCGCTGGCATCCGCACAATCGCGCTTGGACGAACTGAAACGCGGCAATCGCGCCGAAGACATCGCCATTTCGCAAACATCGGCCGGCGAAACCCAAACCGCGCTGATCAATTCGATAAAAGACGCCTATGCCAAATCCGACGACGCGATTCATAATCATATTGATAAATTTTTCCAGAATCCGCGGGGAATAAACGCCGATTTCCTGATAATTCTCAACATCGGCGGCAACCAGGCAACCGTGCAACCGTCGAACTCCGATCTGGCCAGAGATGTATCGAACGAAAAATATGCTCTTGAGTCAACTTTCAAAATATGGCAAGACGCCACTTCAAAATTGCATGCATCCGCGGATAAAAACGAGATCGAAATCGCTCTCGCGGCGGCCAAAAGCAATTTGCAATCGGAAATTGATTTTATGAATCTGATGGCGCCGATAGTAAACGATCTGACGATCGACAACACGACATACAAACAAGTTCTCGACGGATACAAAACCGAATTTTCCGCCAGCCGCAGTACCGTGAGCGGCGCGCTCGCGTCTTTGCAGGGGGCGGAAACTTCGTGGAGAACCGCGAACAAATCATTGGATTTAAAACTCGCCGGATCATCGGAAGAACAAATAAGCCAAGGCCAGGCCGCGGTTGACCAGGCGCAGGCTTCGGTCAACGCCTTACGGGCGACTTTGGCGAAAACCGCGATCGTTTCACCTATCGCCGGCGAAATTTCATACATCAACGGACACATTGGAGAATTCGTTTCGGCCGGGGCGCTGGTCGCCAGCGTGATCAATCCCGACGCGCTGCAAGTCAAAGCCTATGTTTCCGAGAATGATTTGCCGTTTGTTTCCGAAAACGACGCGGCGACAATCGGAGATAACGCGACAGGCATCGTGCAAACAATCTCCCCCGCGGTCGATTCTCAAACCAAAAAAGCCGAAATCAATGTTCTTGTGACTAAAAACGCGCGAAATCAAATCGTTGTCGGCCAGAGCGTAAGCTTGAAGATCGCCAGCGCAAAACTTAAACAAACCGGCAACGCCTATTTGCTGCCGATAGAAATGGTTCGGTTTTCCGGAAACGGGAACTATGTGTTTATCGTTGGCAACGGCCTGATAGAACAAGTCCCGGTGACAACCGGCGAAATCGTGGGCGAGAATGTCTATGTGATAGAAGGCATAACGCCCGATATGAAAATCGTTTCCTCGGCGCGCGGACTTAAGGCGGGAGACAAAGTCAATATTCAATAA